In the Methanocalculus natronophilus genome, GTCTTAAGCATTAAAGCGTTCGCTGTAGGTAAAGAGTATGTCATATTTAATAAACGAAAAATTAGAGAAGATATTGTTCAAAAAGCATACATTGCTTTGGTCTCAGCACTTTTCATAGTGTTTAGTGGAGTTGTTATCTTATCAGCGATTGAACCTGAACCGCTTCATAAAATATTATTTGAAGTTACGAGTGCTTATGGAACGACAGGGCTAAGTATGGGAATTACGAGTAGTTTGCATGGCTTTAGCAAATTCATTTTAGTACTCACAATGTTTATTGGTCGCTTAGGTATATTGGCATTAGTCATGATGATACGGCCAAATAATCCATTAAGTAAACCTAATTTCCAGTATCCTGAAGAAAATATTATCGTAGGATAAAATCACTAAAAAGGCCTTGTAACTTCAAGGCCTTTTTTATTTGTATTATTTGATTGCATCAAGCATTGCTTTGGCGAACACCGGTAAGTCATTTGGATTTCTTGAAGTAATTAAATTGC is a window encoding:
- a CDS encoding potassium transporter TrkG, producing the protein VLSIKAFAVGKEYVIFNKRKIREDIVQKAYIALVSALFIVFSGVVILSAIEPEPLHKILFEVTSAYGTTGLSMGITSSLHGFSKFILVLTMFIGRLGILALVMMIRPNNPLSKPNFQYPEENIIVG